TAGGCCAGGGTACTGATTCCAGGCCAAATAATAGTTCCAACGAACAAAGATACACAAGTAAAATCTCCGACCAAATACTGGTAGAGGTGCAAATTAATGAACTAATGATGTGATTTTGGCAAATTAGTTCATTTGATCAAGGTATTTATTGCAGGTTACATAATTACTGCCTACACAGGAAGCATCGGAACCAAGAACTACCTGGTATGCATCCTACATGGTATGAACAACTGATTTACTACTGATCAAACGTAGGAAGCGTAACAGAACAGGACATCGATTCCAGTCCAATAGTCCAAGGAACAAAGAAACGCAAGTAAAACCTCCAGACCAATAGTCCAAGAAGCAAAGAAACATAAGTAAAATCTCAGACCAATACTAGTAAAGGTGCAAATTATTGACCTAAGGTTACCCTCCACCCCTCTTCAGTTCAAAAGGAGGAACTGGTTTTGCAAAAGCGGTGTGATTTTGGCAAATTAATTAATTTGATTATGATCTTCATAGCAGGTTGATCATTACCGGATGAAGATTTCATCACTCAAGTTGTTAACGGTGCATGTTTCATGTTTGTATACTCATATAGGGTTATATGCTTAATGTTTAAGTTACAAATGATGCACATTACACAAGCACATGGATAGTAGCTCATTAGAAAGCCTAAACAAGAATGAAAACATTCCAAAAAAGACCTCTCCCCCTTAATTTGTTGATAGCCAGCTATATAGAAAGTAAACCTAGCCTGCATCAACAGTGAGCTCGCAACAACAATAAAACAGGATAAAACATGAAGAGTGCATTAGCAAGTTTTTTACTCCACTGCAGGATTTGTGACAGCAATACACCTACGAAGAGCATTACCAGCCTACTCGAAGTTAGGAAACCAACACATTGTAAATAGTCTCAACTTCCAAGGATCAAAACCTGATCCAGTCCCACTAAACTCTCGAAATACTTCTGTCCAGGCACACACGAGCGGTAGCTGATATGTTTAACAGCTTACAACCCCAAAAAGCATTGCTTACTACTTAACACAAAACCGAAGTCCAAAGCTGCAGAGAATTACGTCAAGGAACCGAAGCTTAACCGAATCAGGCGACGAGAGTGCTCGCGGTGGTGGACTCGTACTTCCAGGCGGCGGGCATCTTCTTGGTGAGGCGGTAGTAGCGGGTGAGGCGGTGGACCCGGCTCTCGACGAGGATGAGGCGGAACTTGGCGTCCACGTCCGACCTGTTCCTCTCCAGGtgcttcctgatcgcgacggcctTCTTGATGAGGAAGTAGAGGTCCTCGGGCATCTCCGGCGCCAGCCCGCGGGCCTTGAGGAGGCGCACGATCTTGGCGCCGGTGACGGCCTTGGACAGCGGGATGCCGTAGCCGTCGCGGAGCAGGGCGCCGATCTGCGACGGCAGCTGACCCTTCTTGGCGGCGCGGACGATGATCTCCTCCACGTCCGGCGCGGACGTCTTGACCCAGGCCGGGGCCTCCCGCTTGTAGGGGATCACCGAGGACGACATGCCCTTCCCGTTGCTGTGCATGCGTCCCATGGCGgcgagcggggggcggcggcgaggagggagaTGGGGAGAAGCGGCTGTGGCGGCGGAGAGGGAAACCTAGCAAAAATGGGGCAGTACCCTTCCCTGCCAGAGTCAGTCTGTCATATCTGCTCGCGTTGCAAACTGGGCTTAGCCCATAATGTTTTGGACGCGAATACCGCGAGATCGGGACCCAATCTCCCCCTCGTTGACCCATCGGGGCGCCCTATACTTCGCGTTAAGCGACATCGGGAGCTCGCGCCTTTAGTGCCAGTTGGCAGTTCGGGCGCCCACGCGGCtgtgaactgggccggcccagcaaaaagGCAGTGGATAGAGCTCGTTTGCGAGCAAAAACAGCCAAAAAATGGTTTCAACAGAGGATCGAACTCGCACCGTCCAGTAGCGAACGACAAGGGCTAACCAACTAAACTACACCGCACAACTAACCACAAGGTAGGGCGAATATTTAAAGTACATCTGTCGCCGGGCAATTTATTAGTACACATGTAAACATTTATTGTAACGCTTTGATTTTTAAATTATTTGAAAACAGTTGGGAAAAAATTTCATGAATTACAGAAAAGTTCATTGGTTTTTAAAAAAGATCATGTTACGTaaaatttcatcaattttgaaaaaagttcatcaatttttgaaaaatgtcaatcgatttcaaaaaaagttcatcgactttgaaaaaagttcgtgattttgaaaaaagttcatcgacttttaaaaaaagttcacgattttgaaaaaaagttcacggttttgaaaaaaaagttcacggttttgaaaaaagttcatcggttttggaaaaaggttcgtcgattttgaaaaaagttcatcgattttgaaaaaccaagatgcggctatatctcccacgtgtcgaggcacgacttagaggcataaccgcattgtaggtattgtcgcaagaagggtcatcttcatacaatcccatgtaatgaacaagaatgggataacgagagttggcttacaatcgccacttcacacaatacataaattaaatcatacattatccaaaatccacacatagaccgactacggtcaaatccaaatgaaaataagataaccctaaatgctagatccccgatcgtcccagctgggctccactactgatcatcaggaaaagaaacatagtaacaaccacgttcctcgtcgaactcccacttgagctcggttgcgtcacctgcactggcatcgtcggcacctgcaactgttttggtagaatctgtgagtcacgaggactcaacaatctcacacccacgagatcaagactatttaagcttataggaaaggatggtgtaatgaggtggagctgcagcaagcactaagtatGTATGATGGCTAATatacgcaaagaagagcgagaagagaagcaacgcaacggtcgtgaagctagaaattaTTAAGAAGTGATCcataaactacttacgttcatgtataactcaaaccgtgttcacttcccggactctgccgagacgagaccatcacggctacacacacggttgatgtattttaattaagtcaagtgtcaagttctctacaaccggacattaacaaattcccatatgcctcataaccgcgggcacagctttcgaaagataataccctgtaggggtgtcccaacttagcccattataagctctcacggtcaacgaaggataaaccttctcccgggaagacccga
This region of Triticum aestivum cultivar Chinese Spring chromosome 2D, IWGSC CS RefSeq v2.1, whole genome shotgun sequence genomic DNA includes:
- the LOC123052329 gene encoding 40S ribosomal protein S13-1; protein product: MGRMHSNGKGMSSSVIPYKREAPAWVKTSAPDVEEIIVRAAKKGQLPSQIGALLRDGYGIPLSKAVTGAKIVRLLKARGLAPEMPEDLYFLIKKAVAIRKHLERNRSDVDAKFRLILVESRVHRLTRYYRLTKKMPAAWKYESTTASTLVA